The Cannabis sativa cultivar Pink pepper isolate KNU-18-1 chromosome 8, ASM2916894v1, whole genome shotgun sequence genomic interval ttttttaaaaaaattatttactaaataaaatttaacgtGGATGAAATACTCCCTAATTAGGATAGGCGTCTAAGATTTACTCCACATTTTGCTGGTAGGTCTTGATGTATAACGATCGAGTATGTTTGAAAGCATATCGTCATAGAGAATTACAGTTATTTGAGTGATCCACCAAGTAGCTAGTTTCTGCTACCTGATCGAACCGTACGATTGTTCTAAAATACCCCTAATTAGGATAGGCATGTAAGATTTACTCCACATTGTGTCGGTAGGTCTTAATCTATAATGATCGAGTAAGTTTGAGAGCATATCGTCATAGAGAATTACAATTATTTGAGCGATCCACCGAGTAGCTAGTTTTTGCTATCTGATCGGACCTCTTTTCCAAgcaacaaaatattaaaattatgaaGCTTCCAAAATCCAAGTTCCCTATAAACCTTTGGGACACACATTCGGTTCCAACTCATCATGTGAATGCCACTATCATTTTCACACGAATTCTTCCACCAAAAAGAACACACTTAATTTTTCCATCTCGTCACACACATTTTTAGGCAAAAGCAAAATGCTCATAGCATAAGTGGGGAGAGATTGTACTACCGTCTTCAACAAAACCTCATTACCAGCTCTAGATAAAAATTTACCATCCCACCTTTCAATCTGCTTCCTCATCTTTTCCTTAAGAAAGCCCAACACTGTTGACTTGTTGCAGTTCATAGTATTTAGGAGTTCAAGATATGAGCAATTCTGACTAGCTTCCACCATACCTAAGATGGAGCACAAGCAGGCTTTCATACTAACATTAGTATTCTagctaaagaaaataaaaaattggctGAATTTACCTTCTGAACCAAAGCTATTTCAAAACTACGAAGCAACAACATCACCGTATTAGCCTCATCGTCCAGCGTCTAACAGTACAAATAATGGTTACCCGCAAAGAACATATGAGAGATAACAGGCGCACCCCGAGTAACTTTACAACCTTTAAACCACTCTCTTCGTACATAGTCATTAATAAGAGCAAACAATCCTTCCGCACATAAGATAAACAAGTAAGGAGACAAATGATCCCCTTGGCGGATACGCCGAGGTTGTATAATCGGTCCCAAAGAGAAACTACCATATTAGACccaatatttgtatatatttaatgatataatatattcatttattgtaataacaataaaataatatgcaTTACTAGCAATTTTTTATACAATTATTTtaacattatataatttttttttttttaaaaaaaaagacatgaaaatgaaataaatgtatttttataatttttattatttgatttattatagggtctttttcatttattacttttacaattgactttttatttatttatatttttataatttacttgttattcatttataaaaataaaaacagcataacctcaaaataaaaacaacttcTATAAAATGGAAACAATATAAACTTGAAATAAAAACTACATAGCCTTAATTCTCTACCTTTTGAGGGGGATAGGATCACTTGGAGTAGTCAAGGTCAAGGTAGAGGGCTATCAAAGAAAGGTTAGATTATGGATTTGTTAATGACTACTGGGAATCTACCTTTCAAGCATGTTCAATTCAGCATCTAGACTATTACAAGTCTGACCATCGAGCCTTAAAAGTTCTTGTTGAGGCTTTGAATGAACAAGCACAAGAAGTTCACTTCAAGTCTAGGTTTAGGTTCGAAAAAATTTAGCTACATGAGGAACAATGCGCTCCATTAATTCTTGATAATTGGTCAACTGGTTCAAGTAACAATATTACTCAACTAACAGCCACTATCTCTAATGTTGCAAATAAACTTCAGACTTGGCATCATTCCACATTCGGCCAACTTAAGCACCAGATCAAGGACACTCAAAAGCATGTTTCTACACTTCATAActctaaaaaaaatagagaCCACCTGCAAGCTGTACAAACTTCAGAACAAATCCTTGATGAATTGTTAGCTAAAGAAGAGGATTATTGGCATCAAAGATCTCGCATATCATGTTTACAATCGGGGGATTCCAACACTAAATTCTTCCACCAGCATGCCAGTACCAGGAAGAGAAATAATCAGATCAGAAAGCTTATTGATGCTAATGGTAATACTCAAACAAATCCTCCGGCTCTTTTGAACATAATTTCAGACTACTATCATGATCTTTTCACAAGTAATGGTGTTGATCAAGCCTCTTTGGATACAATCCTTGACAAAATCCCCTCCACCATTGATGATGATTCAAGAAATCTCATTTCGGCCCCATATACTGCATCCTGATGTATATGATGCACTAAAAACTATGTGTGATGATAAAAGTCCAGGCATTGATGGCATGTCAGTGATGTTCTTCACAAACTATTGAGACATTGTTGGTCCACTTGTCCCAGCTGTTGTTTTAGATGTTCTGAATCATGGTGCCGATCCAAGTACATTTAATACAACTCTGATAACACTCATTCCTAAAGTGAAAAAGCCAAGTCACATTTCACAATATAGGCCTATTAGTCTTTGCAATGTCCTTTACAAGCTTGTTTCCACAGCCATTGTGATAAGACTAAAGCCTTATCTCCCACAAGTCATTTCTGAATACCAAAGTGCTTTCCTATCTCAGAGACTCATTATGGATAATATACTTGTGACTTTCGAATTATTCCACTCACTTAAGAATAGAAAACGAGGTTCAAAGGGGTTCGCCGCAATCAAACTTGATATGAGCAAAGCTTTCGATCGAGTGGAGTGGCTCTTTGTTGCTCAAATCATGATCAAAATGGGATTTGGAACAACAATTGTTGATCTCATCCTTCGCTGTTTGACATCGGTCTCTTACTCTTTTTTATTGAATGGTTCTATTCAAGGCCAAGTGACACCATCTCGAGGTATTTGGCAAGGTGACCCACTTTCGccttatttatttcttatatgTGCTGAGGGTCTCTCTCGTCTCTTGCAATATGAAGAAGCATCAGGTGCTTTATAATGGttgaaaaattccaaatctGCTCCTTTTTGTATCACACCTGTTTTTTTGCTGATGATAGTGTCTTATTCTGTCGTGCTAATCAACAATCAGCTCGATCAATCCACAGATGTCTTCAAACCTATAGCAAAGCTTCAGGACAATTAATCAACCCAGAAAAGTGTGTTCTCTCTTTCTCAGAAAACAAAAGGCAGCATGAATAGGTTTTCTTCAAAGATCTACTTGGTATGCCTATTCAACCATGTCATGAACAATACTTGGGGTTACCTTCGTTTGCTGGTAGAGATAAAAAGAAGCTTTTTGGAGGCATAACTGATAAGATTTGGAAACTTCTTAGTTCCTGGAAAGAGCATTTATTCTCTGCTGGTGGCAAAGAAGTATTACTAAAAGCGGTAGTACAAGCCATACCCACCTATGCAATGAGTTGCTTTAGATCGCCTGTTACTCTGTGTCACCAAATTGAAAGTATGATGGCGAGATTTTGGTAGGGATCCTCTGCCTCGGGCAAGACCATTCACTGGAAGAATTGGAAAATTCTTTGTAAGGCTAAAGTTCAAGGAGGGCTGGGATTTCGCAATTTCATACACTTTAACCAAGCTCTCTTGGCTAAACAAGCTTGGCGTATCATCGAGTTTCCTAACTCCCTTTTAAGCAACCTGCTAAGACATATATACTTCTTCAATGGTAATTTCCTTAAATTTGGTCTGGGATCTAATCCTTCATTAACTTGGAGAAGCATTGTTTGGGGAAAGGATTTACTCTTGAAGGGTCTACGATGGAGGGTTGGATCAGGTCTAAACATCAACTGTAATTAGATTCTTGGTTGCCAGGACACACTACTTTTAAACcatatttcttcaaaaaaaatcaaaccccAATTTGATGGTTGCAAACTTAATTAATGGGCAAAGACAATGGGATCTGCTATCACTATAGGCTAACTTCAGTCAAGCCGACATTGATCGTATACTTACCATTCCCTTAAGTCTATTTCCCCATGATGATGTTCTGGTTTGGAATCACTCTTTCACAGGAATTTATAATGTCAAGTTCGGTTATCAACTTGTTGTTTCACTTGCTGAACAAGAAGACTCAACCTGCAGCAGTTCGATTGAACATTGGTGGTCAACATTTTGGAAGATGAAGCTCCCTCCAAAAGTGAGAATCTTTGTTTGGAAAATCTTTCACACGTCTCTTCTTGTAGCAGCAGACCTTTATCGAAGACATATTGCCACTTCACCCTACTGCTCAATCTGTAATTCTTGTGAAGAAACAATAAACCATGCTTTGTTCTACTGTCCAAGAGCAAAATCCGTCTGGGAATTGTCTAATTTACGCATTAACTTCCCAACTTTAGGACAAAGCTCAGGTGCTGATATATTACTTCAGCTCTCATCAACACTTTCCACACCAGATTTTGAGCTATTTCTTGTTCTTTGCTGGAGTATTTGGCATGAAAGGAATGATATTAATCACGGTAATACTGTCCGAACACCAGCGGCTGTTGCATCATACGCATCATCGTATCTCCAAGACTTTCAAGCTGCCCGTGCAAAGCGTACACAAACTTTTGCTTCATCAGCTACTACTGTCAAAGATCCTCGGCCTTCCTCAGAATTCACTCATGTACCTAAATGGACAGCTCCACCCCAGGGAAGACTCAAATTAAACACAGATGGTGCAATTGACAAAGCACAAAATATTGTTGGTATTGGAGCGATTCTCAGGGATTCTGATGGCTTTGTTGTTGCTGCACTATCGAAGCCTTTCAAAGGAAATTTCAAAGCAGCGAAAATGGAGGCTCTAGGACTTGCACTAAGCCTGAATTGGTTACTATTGAATAATCTCTCAGTCGATTACATAGAAACTGATTCACTATTAGTTGTCTAAGGATTAAAATCATCCCATTTATTTCTTTCTGCTTTTCATGCTAttcttaataatattaactatctTGTATCCTTTTTCCCACGAGCACAGATCGGTCATGTTTATCAATCTGCTAACACTTATGTCCATACTTTGGTTAAGTTTGCTCTTACGGTGGATGCTGATTGTACTTGGTTGGAGACTTTTCCATTTCCACTAATGATTCTTATGTAATTCTTCTGAATTAATATAATAgtctttttctcaaaaaaaaaaatgaaaaataccgTATACAAGGtaattctttttcatttatataattggctattttagtatacatatatatataataaaaaataaaaaataaaaaataaaaacattttcttaatctatttGAGAACATTTTCCAACCATATCGCCCTTACAATTTTGCGTCTGTTTTCAACACAAAACTCTTAAATTAGTTAAGCTAATTACCTAATAATGATCACAACTGTTCTTGACTTTGGGTGTAACAAGGTCGTTGTTGAGTATTCATAAGATTTGTAAGTTTCTTTTTTGACAATTGAAATCGAGGTAGAGCATTGGTAGATCTATCTTCTGTTCCACATATTTTTGACTTTGATACATTAATTTCCTTAGCCAACTTCTCGGCCATTTCTTCCTCCTTAATAACTTCATCAAAACAGATATATCTACCACCTCTTCCCTTCCTCATTGCCTCATAAACACACACCTGTGCCTCTGCCAATCTGTTTACATCCACACTTGCCAACACCCCATTTTCGTACATCTCTTGAGCTCCTGTAATTTTTAAACATTAGACACCCAAAAAGAATTGTTTAATTATGAAGTTGGAACTTGGGGCTCAAAAATTGTTTACCTTTAAGATAAGCCGTTGTGGCTGTTGCATTGATATTGTTAAATTCAGGTCCAGTAATGAGACCTGGGCAAATGGATGCCATTTTTAACCCACTTTGCTCTGCTATTTTCCACGTTGCCTTCTCAGCCCGTAGCTTTCCCAGTGCATACCAGAGCTGATTTTTGAAAGTcaaatcaaaatatatattaaaatgacATTCcgtaattttaagaaaaatcccctttttgttttttttattaattaaattaaggtTTATTAATGTTAGTTTGTTACATCCATGCACCATGATCAAGATAGGAACTAGGAAGCTTACCTTTTTGTCTCTACATAGCGATTCACTACTCCAGCTATCGTGGTTTATTACGGgagaattttcttgttgagtgcTCCTGTCTCGCCATAGACAAGTCAAAAGTGAAGATGTGAACACAAATTTCTTCACTGATGGTGTTCTTGCGCATGCCTTGATCACATTCTCGCTCGCTTTGGCTTCTATGTCAGCCATGTATTTCTGTATAGAAACCATAATACACAAGTTAAGTAGCTAATTGAAAAAGATTTAACTAAAAAATGATATCAAAATTCTAGTCCATAGACCCAACTGTcggaagagttttttttttttctattactaTTGATCAATCTAATTTGGGTCAATATGCTTTTTCTGTTGTTGAATAAATAAAAAGGGTATTCCAATTTTGCTATACGGTTTAGCTTTGTCAAACTTGACTACAGTATATGAAAGTAAGACCCATTCTCTCCAGGAAGGTGAGAGCTTCCGTGGTGATTGACTTGGATTatgaaaaaaacaaataaattgctattttattttaaagttaaaataTAATCGAAATTCCAAATGAAGAAGCCTGCTCGGCTTTCCACTTCCTAGTAGTTCATGGGTCAATATTTTATGTAGCACGTTTAGCATatgacaatatatatatatatatatatatatatatatatgatatatccTTAATACACAACAATGAAACTATAGTTGTACATAAAATAattgtcatatgttacataaTCTAATAATTCTCTTTCATATGATGAAATTTGAGGACTCAACTTctccatatatatttataattatatacgtGATTCATCAATAGATATATTTCATATCCAATTAGACATATGCAAATCACAAAATCAAGAGTTAAACATAAATCAATCTGATgtgggtttaaaaaaaaaaattaaatcttgtGGACCTTAACTATAACCAACCAATTGGGAATTGGCTTCCTCACAAGGAAAATCTATGAAAAGGTGTGAATGATTTATGTTAGGCCAACTAGTTTTAGGCAAATCAAGTATGCTTATAAAGTTTCGAACACTATTTTCCAAGTAGCATTCAAATAATGTAAATGTATTTAATTGACTCGTTTACTTCTCCCTATTCTAGGGAATGGGTTGAAGCAATGATACCGTGATTTTCAACATACTACTTATTATTAGGAGTCTATTGTTCCACGTcttctatataaaaaaaaataataataaaaatatggaAGGTAGCACTAACTAACCCGTTTTTCTTGGGTTAAGGTTTGAGAACTAATGAGTATAACATAAACACCTACACGTAATTTATTCCTACTTTTAATCCCAAATTTACTTAAACCCAAGTAATTTATTTACCTTTTAATCTCAAATTTACTCATTTGATTCCTATACACCGGGTCCCATCATatttaaaaaagagaaaatataatatgagttgttttttatttattatatgagTTGTCACGTTGTGACATGACATTCACAGCATTCGGTACGCATGTCACATTTTATATggaaaattatgtgtcacaattattttgagaaattaTGTGTCTCAGTTATTTTACTCAATAATGTTATTGATTGAGAATACAGGAGTAAGTAGGAAAAGCCCATTAagcaaatattatatttttattttagtttagaaaataataaaatgagtGACTAACCGTGTAGCCAGAGAGACCCGCAGGGTCAATGAAAGCAGAGGTGTGGAATACACCACGACAATCCTTGAAAGCTTCTGATAGTAAGCTCTCTTCATCTGTTAGGTTCGCCATTATGGCTGATATGTTATTACTATTGTTATTCCCACTGTTGTAGTTTGACTCCATTTCTTCTATTTTAGCCAGATCTTCTGTACATTTTCAAATCATATCATGTAAACAATTACATTAATTGACAAACTATATAATCATCATACGCATATACAATAATAGATTTATAAATATTGAAGAGCTAACGCCACCAAAACAGTTAACAATAGCATATTGCTAAGAATCAAAAACAGAACACCAAAATAGTATTATTTgctaaatgaaaaataaaatcaattttgttgtgggtgaagaagaaaaaatggaACGAAAGAAAGAGGAATTGATTGATTGTTTATTTGGATTTACCTGGATTATCGACGATGATTCGAACGGAGTAGCCACGAATCAAAAGGCGGTTGACGATGGCGATACCTAAAAAGGAAAGACCACTGGTGACACAAACCAGTCCACCTCGTTCACCTTCATCGGTTTCGTCAACAGCGGCGTTGAATCGATGATCGTGCTGGTTTTTCCGGCGATGGGCGCCGGCAGATGCCATTAACATGCGGCGGAACTCGTGGAGCTCGGCCTTTGTCCTGTCTTCTGATCTAAGGATGCCCATTGTTGTGAGGTGTTAGCAGAAGAGTGGAGTGAAGAGGAATTTGGTTTGTGGATGGAGATAAGATGAGTCCGAAGCTTAATGCTAAACCCcttaatatatatgttaatgttaatgaagagagagagagagagagaaagagcagGGCAATTTCTGAAATTTGGCAATCACGTAAAAcgtattgatttttttatttttcatctgAGCTTCGGCTCGGCTCGGCTCGGCTCATTCTTTGACCACTGAATATGTTattgttttctctctttctcgaCCAGTTTGGAATTAGATTGGGCAATCCATCGGACATGATTGGAATTGGAATATTGGatactattttttcaaaatatatatatatatatataaaaaaaaattgagtcaaaattaaaatatattttaatgataactaaataaaaatttaaatttaaatataaatataaatataaaataaaataataataagccattatataaagtaataaaaaaaagtatatttttaaaaattaatatattatggtTGTTAGAAGAATTTAAACATCAAAAATTGCGAGTATTCAAACTAAGCAAGAATACTCACGTACAAAACTGTGAGTATTCAATTAAACTAGAAAATACTTAGAATAATTATACGATTAATTATCAAGTTGGTTAGAATTCGATTAGAAGTTAGTTAATATGGTTTGGATTTGTGTGAACAGCTTTGAATTTGTTAGTGAGTTTGTTACACCTCACTAATCCTTACTACAGCATCTGGAGAAGATCCATGTTGATTGCTCTTGTTGCTCGAAATAAAGTGAAATTTGTTAATAGAGATTGCCTCAACCAGATGACGATCATGAAGATTATGACAGCTGGTATAGATGCAATAGTACTGTCATATCGTGGATTCTACATGCAATTTCTGATGAAATagctaacactattatgtatctAGATAATGTTGCTGAAATCTGATCTGAACCCTATGAGAGGTTTATGAAAGGAATGCACCTCGAATCTTTGAAGCTAAGAAGACTATGCAAAGTCTTACTCAAGGATCGAATAGTGTTACTACTTATTTTACTCGACTGGAGGCCTTGTGGGATCAGATCAAGGAATATAGACCACAACCTATTTTTTCTTGTGGTGCTATGAGAGTGATTCGGGAATATCAAAAAGAAGATGAGCTTCTTGAATTTCTAGTTGGATTAAATGATTCTTACAGTATGGTGAGATCTCAAATTCTGATGCGAGATCCACTCCCAAATGTGAATAAAGCCTATGCTACTGTGATTTAAGAAGAAAGGCAGTGTGGACTAACTAGTGGCCCTAGTAATTCCTCTAAAATTGAAAAGTCTACTGCAGGCAATCCTGGACAGTTTGTTGTTGCTGTTCAACCATTCAGATCTAAGTTTAATTACTTGTACTCATTGTGGCACAACTAGACATACTATTGATAGATGTTACAGACTCATTGGATATCCACCTGGTCATAAGTTACATGAAAAATTTCCAAATCGAAATGCTGCACCTAAATCTGCTGCTACAAATGCTATGGGAACTGATGAGGAAAAGCTTGAAGACTAATGTTCAATGCCAAAAGCTTATGGCCTTGCTTGCTCAGAAAGTACCTAATAAGACTTGAATCAATACACCTGATGAGCAGCCCATAGT includes:
- the LOC115700499 gene encoding cinnamoyl-CoA reductase-like SNL6, whose product is MGILRSEDRTKAELHEFRRMLMASAGAHRRKNQHDHRFNAAVDETDEGERGGLVCVTSGLSFLGIAIVNRLLIRGYSVRIIVDNPEDLAKIEEMESNYNSGNNNSNNISAIMANLTDEESLLSEAFKDCRGVFHTSAFIDPAGLSGYTKYMADIEAKASENVIKACARTPSVKKFVFTSSLLTCLWRDRSTQQENSPVINHDSWSSESLCRDKKLWYALGKLRAEKATWKIAEQSGLKMASICPGLITGPEFNNINATATTAYLKGAQEMYENGVLASVDVNRLAEAQVCVYEAMRKGRGGRYICFDEVIKEEEMAEKLAKEINVSKSKICGTEDRSTNALPRFQLSKKKLTNLMNTQQRPCYTQSQEQL